One stretch of Arthrobacter polaris DNA includes these proteins:
- the bcp gene encoding thioredoxin-dependent thiol peroxidase has translation MTERLVPGDPAPAFSLPNSTGGTTSLTDFSGQQVVLYFYPAAMTPGCTKQACDFRDNLASLQGAGYQVVGISPDPVAKLEKFVAKEELTFPLLSDSDHAVALAYAAWGKENYGKTYEGLIRSTIVLDGLGKVTMAQYNVRATGHVAKLRRDLGIETSDAA, from the coding sequence ATGACAGAGCGTCTTGTCCCCGGCGATCCAGCNCCCGCATTTAGCCTGCCCAACAGCACAGGCGGCACCACCTCACTCACAGACTTTTCAGGCCAACAGGTGGTCCTGTACTTTTACCCAGCAGCCATGACACCCGGATGCACCAAACAGGCCTGCGACTTCCGTGACAACCTGGCATCGCTTCAGGGTGCCGGTTACCAAGTGGTGGGCATCTCNCCTGACCCCGTGGCCAAATTGGAGAAATTTGTTGCCAAGGAAGAGCTAACTTTTCCCCTCCTCAGCGACTCTGACCATGCTGTAGCACTGGCCTATGCGGCGTGGGGAAAAGAAAACTACGGAAAAACCTACGAAGGCCTGATCCGCTCAACCATTGTGCTCGATGGGTTGGGCAAGGTCACCATGGCCCAGTACAACGTCCGAGCCACCGGCCACGTTGCCAAGTTGCGCCGGGATTTGGGTATCGAGACCAGCGACGCCGCGTAG
- a CDS encoding ABC transporter substrate-binding protein, which yields MPRSAGPVRKVLRHAVTMAAVVLLGATACTAPPAPTPGTSAPATMQAPTVTFNFGTGSDPLGFDPALVADTESYRVTRQVLEGLVTIDPVTGAPAPSLATSWKELDAGLGYSFTLRPNVKFHDGTPLDATAVCTNFQRWYTFSPATRGDGSATMFKQVFRAFSDDSANSLYAGCTVDGPLKVTLSLKMRLTGFLEALTMPAFAISSPTALEKGTANTLDQMFSANKVSRYALHPVGTGPFTFTQAAPGSVSMSANPHYWGEKGQIATLNFKTFEQAETRIAALDDGSLDGFDPVTPNNFDKLIKGGKQVLQRDPFSIVYLGINQKIPALADXKVREAIAAAIDKSTLVNNYFIAGTATTAQFIPPKLSGFNNAVQGIPYDPVKAKSLLAESSYKGQELKFYYPTNAARTYLPSPEKVYAQIATELTAIGLNIKPVPIPWNDGYVTAVTTDGDHALDLMGWNGSYADPDNFVGPLFGSANAQLGSDDPQLVSKITRARSMPNGPERVAAYDSINKQIAATVPAVPIAFPISAIALSDRVTFYPLSPVLNEVFNQVKLAPKAN from the coding sequence GTGCCTAGATCTGCTGGCCCCGTGCGAAAGGTGCTCCGGCACGCGGTGACTATGGCCGCCGTCGTTCTGCTTGGCGCAACGGCCTGCACAGCACCTCCTGCACCTACTCCGGGCACAAGCGCTCCGGCAACCATGCAGGCTCCCACCGTCACCTTCAACTTTGGCACCGGATCCGATCCGCTGGGCTTTGATCCGGCGCTTGTTGCAGACACTGAGTCTTACAGGGTGACCCGGCAGGTGCTTGAGGGCCTGGTGACGATCGACCCCGTCACGGGTGCACCAGCNCCCAGCCTGGCAACCAGCTGGAAAGAGCTCGACGCCGGGCTCGGTTACAGCTTCACACTGCGCCCAAACGTGAAATTCCATGACGGCACACCCCTGGATGCAACGGCCGTGTGCACTAATTTTCAGCGCTGGTACACGTTCAGTCCCGCCACCCGTGGTGACGGCTCAGCCACAATGTTCAAACAGGTGTTCCGTGCCTTTAGCGATGACTCGGCCAATTCACTCTACGCAGGGTGCACCGTTGACGGGCCGTTAAAGGTCACCCTGAGCCTGAAAATGCGCCTTACCGGGTTTCTCGAGGCCTTGACAATGCCGGCCTTCGCCATCTCCTCNCCCACCGCCTTGGAGAAGGGCACAGCCAACACCTTGGATCAGATGTTCTCCGCCAACAAGGTCTCCCGCTACGCCCTGCACCCCGTGGGCACCGGCCCGTTCACTTTTACCCAGGCAGCCCCAGGCTCCGTATCCATGAGTGCCAACCCGCACTATTGGGGCGAAAAGGGCCAGATCGCCACACTAAACTTCAAAACCTTCGAACAGGCAGAAACCAGGATTGCGGCACTGGATGACGGATCCCTGGACGGCTTCGATCCTGTCACCCCAAATAATTTCGACAAGCTCATCAAAGGCGGGAAACAGGTCCTCCAGCGTGACCCTTTCTCCATCGTATATTTGGGGATCAACCAGAAAATACCCGCCCTCGCCGACGANAAAGTGCGTGAGGCCATCGCCGCCGCCATTGACAAGTCCACTCTGGTCAATAACTACTTCATCGCAGGCACGGCAACCACCGCACAGTTCATCCCGCCCAAACTCAGCGGTTTCAACAATGCTGTTCAAGGCATCCCCTACGACCCTGTCAAAGCCAAAAGTCTGCTCGCCGAGTCCAGCTACAAGGGCCAAGAGTTGAAATTTTATTACCCCACCAATGCGGCCAGAACCTACCTGCCCTCNCCTGAAAAGGTCTACGCACAGATCGCCACGGAACTCACAGCCATCGGTTTGAACATCAAGCCCGTTCCTATCCCGTGGAACGATGGGTACGTTACCGCCGTCACAACCGACGGCGATCATGCCTTGGACCTGATGGGCTGGAATGGCAGTTATGCCGATCCGGATAATTTTGTGGGACCGCTCTTCGGCTCTGCCAATGCTCAGCTGGGTTCGGATGATCCGCAATTAGTCTCCAAGATCACACGGGCCCGCAGCATGCCCAACGGCCCTGAGCGTGTTGCTGCCTACGATTCCATCAATAAGCAGATCGCCGCCACTGTCCCGGCAGTGCCCATTGCTTTCCCCATCTCAGCAATCGCGCTCTCGGACAGGGTTACCTTCTACCCGCTGAGCCCGGTGCTGAACGAGGTCTTCAACCAGGTGAAACTGGCCCCGAAAGCGAACTGA
- a CDS encoding acetolactate synthase large subunit — protein sequence MSKGTPASPALMAAKSSGHGAQGGTTSGVVSTTKPASDVLGPNNVVAPVRMSGSEALXRSLEELGVKDIFGLPGGAILPTYDPLMASSLNHVLVRHEQGAGHAAQGYAMVTGEVGVCIATSGPGATNLVTAIMDAHMDSVPLVAITGQVASSVIGTDAFQEADIVGITMPITKHSYLVTDPNEIPRVLAEAFHLASTGRPGPVLVDVAKDAQVGPMTFSWPXVIDLPGYRPVFRGHSKQLREAARLIRESTKPVLYVGGGVLKGNAAQELMALAELTGAPVVTTLMARGXFPDSHHLHVGMPGMHGSVSAVTALQQSDLLITLGARFDDRVTGVLSSFAPHAKIIHADIDPAEISKNRTADVPIVGSVKEIIPDLTAAVKAEFDANGAPDLGDWWAFLGNLRDTYPLGWTEPEDGLMSPQRVISRIGALTGPEAVYAAGVGQHQMWAAQFIKYERTRSWLNSGGAGTMGYAIPAAMGAKVGNXDRVVWAIDGDGCFQMTNQELATCRINNIPIKVAIINNSSLGMVRQWQTLFYNSRYSNTDLNTGHDTIRVPDFVKMADAYDCVGLRCERVEDIDATIEAALAINDRPVIIDFVVSPDSMVWPMVPSGVSNDQIQVARNLTPVWDEED from the coding sequence ATGAGTAAAGGAACGCCCGCCAGCCCAGCGCTGATGGCAGCCAAGTCCTCCGGACACGGTGCCCAAGGCGGCACCACTTCTGGTGTCGTGAGCACTACCAAGCCAGCCTCCGACGTCCTCGGCCCCAACAATGTTGTGGCTCCGGTGCGGATGAGCGGCTCAGAGGCCCTGNTCCGTTCACTTGAAGAGCTGGGTGTCAAAGATATTTTCGGATTGCCCGGCGGCGCTATTTTGCCTACGTACGATCCGCTCATGGCTTCTTCCCTTAATCACGTTTTGGTCCGTCACGAGCAGGGTGCCGGCCACGCTGCCCAGGGTTACGCCATGGTCACAGGAGAAGTTGGTGTGTGTATTGCCACCTCCGGTCCCGGCGCCACCAACCTGGTCACGGCCATCATGGATGCGCACATGGATTCGGTTCCGCTGGTGGCCATCACCGGTCAGGTTGCAAGCTCAGTCATTGGCACCGACGCGTTCCAAGAAGCTGACATCGTAGGAATCACCATGCCGATTACGAAGCACTCGTACTTGGTGACGGACCCCAACGAAATTCCCCGAGTCCTGGCTGAGGCATTCCACCTCGCCTCCACAGGGCGTCCGGGGCCCGTGCTGGTTGATGTTGCCAAAGACGCCCAAGTGGGCCCGATGACGTTCTCCTGGCCCNCGGTTATCGATCTGCCCGGATACCGCCCCGTGTTCCGTGGCCATTCCAAGCAGCTGCGTGAAGCAGCCCGCTTGATCCGCGAGTCAACCAAGCCCGTCCTGTACGTCGGTGGTGGCGTGCTCAAGGGTAATGCTGCGCAAGAGCTGATGGCCTTGGCCGAGCTGACTGGGGCACCTGTTGTCACCACGTTGATGGCGCGCGGGNTATTCCCTGACTCGCACCACCTGCATGTGGGCATGCCCGGCATGCACGGTTCAGTTTCGGCAGTGACCGCGTTGCAGCAATCAGATCTGCTCATCACCTTGGGTGCACGCTTTGATGACCGCGTTACAGGTGTGCTCAGCAGTTTCGCGCCGCACGCAAAGATCATCCACGCAGACATCGACCCCGCAGAAATTTCCAAGAACCGCACCGCCGATGTGCCGATTGTGGGCTCCGTCAAGGAGATCATTCCAGATTTGACGGCTGCTGTGAAAGCTGAATTTGACGCCAACGGTGCCCCTGATCTGGGCGATTGGTGGGCGTTCCTGGGTAACCTGCGCGACACCTATCCGCTGGGGTGGACCGAGCCCGAAGACGGACTGATGTCCCCGCAACGCGTCATCTCACGTATCGGTGCCTTGACGGGTCCAGAAGCCGTCTACGCGGCAGGCGTTGGCCAGCACCAGATGTGGGCCGCACAGTTCATCAAGTACGAACGCACCCGCTCCTGGCTCAACTCCGGTGGAGCAGGAACCATGGGGTACGCCATCCCGGCAGCCATGGGTGCCAAGGTGGGCAACNCCGACCGTGTGGTGTGGGCCATTGATGGTGACGGTTGCTTCCAGATGACCAACCAGGAACTGGCGACCTGCCGGATCAACAACATTCCCATCAAGGTTGCCATCATCAACAACTCCTCACTGGGGATGGTTCGCCAGTGGCAGACGTTGTTTTACAACAGCCGCTACTCCAACACCGACCTGAACACCGGCCACGACACCATCCGCGTCCCTGACTTTGTCAAGATGGCTGACGCTTACGACTGCGTCGGCTTGCGCTGCGAACGCGTTGAAGACATTGACGCCACCATTGAAGCGGCCCTTGCCATCAATGACCGCCCCGTCATCATTGACTTTGTTGTCAGCCCCGATTCCATGGTCTGGCCAATGGTGCCCTCAGGTGTCAGCAATGATCAAATTCAAGTTGCCCGGAACCTGACCCCGGTGTGGGACGAGGAGGACTAA
- the ilvD gene encoding dihydroxy-acid dehydratase: MSPETNSVKAADDLVRTADGKPDIKPRSRVVTDGIHAAPARGMFRAVGMXDDDFRKPQIGVASSWNEITPCNLSLNRLAQGAKEGVFAADGXPMQFGTISVSDGISMGHEGMHFSLVSREVIADSVETVMMAERLDGSVLLAGCDKSLPGMLMAAARLNLASVFLYAGSIMPGFAKLEDGTEKEVTLIDAFEAVGACAAGKMSLKDLDSIERAICPGEGACGGMYTANTMACIGEALGMSLPGSAAPPSADRRRDMYARKSGEAVVHLLEKGIRARDIMTKKAFENAIAVTMAFGGSTNAVLHLLAIAREAQVDLTLHDFNRIGDKIPHLXDLKPFGRYVMFDVDKIGGVPVIMKALLDAGLIHGDCLTVTGKTVAENLAEINPPDPDGKVLRALDNPIHKTGGITILHGTMAPDGAVVKSAGFDLDVFEGTARVFEREQGALAALGKXQIQAGDVVVIRYEGPKGGPGMREMLAITGAIKGAGLGKDVLLLTDGRXSGGTTGLCIGHVAPEAVDGGPIAFVRDGDKIRVDIAARTFDLLVDDAELESRKIGWEPLPAKFTTGVLAKYAKLVNSASTGAYCN; the protein is encoded by the coding sequence ATGAGCCCGGAGACTAATTCAGTAAAAGCAGCAGATGACCTCGTTCGTACTGCTGATGGCAAGCCAGATATCAAACCCCGCAGCAGGGTTGTCACAGATGGCATTCATGCAGCCCCTGCACGGGGAATGTTCCGTGCGGTGGGCATGNGGGATGACGATTTTAGGAAACCGCAGATAGGTGTTGCGAGCTCTTGGAATGAAATTACTCCGTGTAATCTCTCGCTGAATCGGCTGGCACAAGGCGCTAAGGAAGGCGTGTTCGCCGCCGATGGTNTTCCCATGCAATTCGGCACTATTTCAGTCTCCGACGGCATATCCATGGGCCATGAAGGGATGCACTTCTCCCTTGTGTCACGCGAGGTCATTGCCGATTCAGTAGAAACGGTCATGATGGCCGAGCGCCTGGACGGTTCAGTGCTGTTGGCCGGCTGCGATAAGTCCCTGCCGGGAATGCTCATGGCCGCAGCCCGCCTCAACCTTGCCAGCGTGTTCCTCTACGCCGGATCCATCATGCCCGGCTTCGCCAAGCTGGAGGACGGAACCGAGAAGGAAGTCACCCTGATTGACGCCTTCGAAGCTGTGGGCGCCTGCGCTGCCGGTAAAATGAGTTTGAAGGATCTTGACTCGATCGAGCGCGCCATCTGTCCTGGTGAGGGCGCCTGCGGCGGCATGTACACCGCGAACACCATGGCCTGCATCGGGGAGGCTCTGGGCATGTCCTTGCCTGGTTCTGCGGCCCCACCCAGTGCCGACCGCCGTCGGGATATGTATGCGCGCAAGTCCGGCGAAGCCGTGGTTCACCTGCTGGAAAAGGGCATCCGTGCCCGGGACATCATGACGAAGAAGGCTTTTGAAAATGCCATCGCCGTCACCATGGCCTTCGGCGGATCCACCAACGCCGTGTTGCACCTGCTGGCCATCGCCCGCGAAGCGCAGGTTGACCTGACACTTCATGACTTCAACCGCATCGGCGACAAAATCCCGCACCTGNGGGACTTGAAGCCGTTTGGCCGTTACGTCATGTTTGATGTGGACAAGATTGGCGGGGTGCCCGTCATCATGAAGGCCCTGCTCGACGCCGGACTCATCCACGGCGATTGCCTCACCGTCACCGGCAAGACTGTGGCGGAAAACCTGGCCGAGATCAACCCGCCGGATCCCGACGGCAAGGTGCTGCGTGCCTTGGATAACCCGATCCACAAGACCGGTGGCATCACTATTTTGCACGGCACCATGGCCCCTGACGGTGCTGTTGTGAAGAGCGCAGGCTTCGATCTTGACGTCTTCGAGGGAACAGCCCGCGTGTTTGAGCGCGAGCAGGGTGCATTGGCGGCCTTGGGCAAGNGGCAGATCCAGGCTGGCGACGTCGTCGTTATCCGTTATGAAGGACCCAAGGGTGGCCCTGGCATGCGCGAGATGCTTGCCATTACCGGGGCCATCAAGGGTGCAGGCCTGGGCAAGGACGTCCTGCTGCTCACCGACGGGCGTNTTTCCGGCGGCACCACGGGATTGTGCATCGGCCACGTGGCTCCTGAAGCGGTCGACGGCGGACCCATCGCCTTTGTTCGCGACGGAGATAAGATCCGAGTGGATATTGCTGCGCGCACCTTTGACCTCTTGGTGGACGACGCCGAACTTGAGTCCCGCAAGATTGGCTGGGAACCGCTGCCAGCGAAGTTCACCACGGGTGTCTTGGCCAAGTACGCGAAACTTGTCAATAGTGCCTCCACCGGCGCCTATTGCAACTAA
- the ilvN gene encoding acetolactate synthase small subunit: protein MTRHTLSVLVEDKPGVLTRVASMFARRAFNINSLAVGPTEIAGISRMTVVVDADGELIEQVTKQLNKLVNVIKIVELVSENSVQRDHILVKVRADAATRLQVTQAADLFRASVVDVSTDSLTIEATGYADKLAALLNVLEPFGIREIVQSGTLAIGRGSRSMSDRALRAS from the coding sequence ATGACTCGACATACTCTTTCCGTACTGGTTGAAGACAAACCCGGTGTATTGACCCGCGTGGCAAGCATGTTTGCCCGGCGCGCGTTCAACATCAACTCCCTCGCTGTTGGCCCCACAGAGATTGCCGGAATTTCCCGCATGACCGTTGTGGTTGACGCCGACGGTGAACTGATTGAACAAGTCACCAAACAACTGAATAAACTAGTGAACGTCATCAAGATCGTTGAACTTGTTTCAGAAAATTCCGTGCAGCGCGACCATATCCTGGTCAAGGTGCGTGCGGATGCCGCTACGAGATTGCAGGTAACCCAGGCTGCAGATCTCTTCAGAGCCTCTGTGGTTGATGTCTCTACAGACTCATTGACCATCGAAGCCACCGGCTACGCGGACAAGCTTGCAGCATTGCTGAACGTCCTGGAACCATTTGGCATCCGGGAGATCGTGCAATCAGGAACCTTGGCTATTGGGCGAGGATCCCGCTCCATGAGCGATCGAGCCCTTCGCGCTTCCTAG
- a CDS encoding potassium channel family protein, with product MTLEHWKQLSEWPLIIISTLFIAAYSVQVLGSGFAAVVAGWFITITXGLFLIDYVIFLAVAPDRASWFFRHLHELAIVILPMLRPLRLLRLITLIGVLQRVAGNALRGRVVTYVIAASALLVYIGALAMYDAEQGVPNATIESFGDAAWWAIVTITTVGYGDLAPVTATGRVIAVGLMIGGIALLGTVTATLASWLVDKVSAQDTKSPAVTVEHMELLRDEIKELRRELRATPALNRPTHGDFAGVASSPSRIRLKTMP from the coding sequence ATGACATTGGAACACTGGAAGCAGCTCTCAGAGTGGCCGCTCATCATCATTTCAACACTCTTCATAGCCGCATATTCCGTTCAGGTCTTAGGCAGTGGCTTTGCTGCCGTGGTGGCGGGTTGGTTCATCACCATCACGTGNGGGCTGTTCTTGATTGATTATGTAATCTTCCTGGCCGTGGCACCGGACCGGGCCAGCTGGTTCTTCCGGCACCTGCACGAGCTGGCTATAGTGATCTTGCCGATGCTGCGTCCTTTGCGCCTGCTGCGGCTGATAACCCTTATAGGTGTCCTGCAGCGAGTGGCAGGCAATGCACTGCGTGGCCGTGTGGTCACCTACGTCATCGCCGCATCAGCTTTGCTGGTTTATATTGGCGCACTGGCCATGTACGACGCCGAGCAGGGCGTACCAAATGCCACCATTGAGTCCTTCGGTGACGCTGCATGGTGGGCCATCGTCACCATCACTACCGTTGGATACGGGGATCTGGCTCCGGTTACTGCCACGGGTCGTGTTATTGCCGTGGGACTGATGATCGGCGGCATTGCCTTACTCGGCACAGTTACTGCCACGCTAGCTTCCTGGTTGGTGGATAAAGTTTCTGCGCAAGATACCAAGTCCCCAGCTGTGACGGTAGAACACATGGAGTTACTCAGGGACGAGATTAAAGAGCTACGCCGGGAACTGCGGGCAACTCCCGCCCTGAACCGGCCAACGCACGGTGACTTCGCCGGCGTGGCCTCTAGTCCTTCACGCATTAGGCTAAAGACAATGCCCTGA
- a CDS encoding malate:quinone oxidoreductase produces the protein MTFISNTKDADVVLIGGGIMSATLGTMLKQLEPTWKIVLFEQLDKPGLESSSPWNNAGTGHSALCEFNYSPAAADGSVDPAKAISINEQFQLSRQFWSHLVDESLIGSPKGFINTVPHMSFVIGEAHRKFLKARHAALAPNPVFSSMEYSEDPATIAKWAPLIMAGRDKEQVLAATRSAEGTDVDFGALTRELIGYMEKNDAEINYGTSVTDVAQTSTGAWDVSIKHTASGERGKIKAKFVFVGSGGGALHLLXKSGIPEGKGFGGFPVSGQFFRCTDQKLAAQHSAKVYGQASVGAPPMSVPHLDTRYVDGKRSLLFGPYGGFSTKYLKTGSYMDLPGSIRPNNIIPMLAVGKDNLDLVKYLVTEVTKTHNGKVEALHEYFPNADGKDWELITAGQRVQIIKKDAXKGGILQFGTEVITAADGTLSALLGASPGASTAVPIMLELLQRXFPRQFKLDWQGPLRTMMPTYGTKLNENAELFHKSLAATAASLQLTTDNA, from the coding sequence GTGACCTTCATTTCGAACACCAAAGACGCTGACGTTGTCCTCATCGGAGGCGGCATCATGAGCGCCACGCTGGGCACCATGCTCAAGCAACTCGAACCAACCTGGAAAATTGTGCTGTTTGAACAGCTCGATAAGCCAGGATTGGAATCCTCCAGCCCGTGGAACAACGCCGGCACCGGCCACTCCGCGCTCTGCGAGTTTAACTATTCACCAGCAGCCGCTGACGGTTCCGTAGACCCGGCCAAGGCCATCAGCATCAATGAGCAATTCCAGCTCTCGCGCCAGTTTTGGTCGCACTTGGTGGACGAATCATTGATTGGCTCGCCCAAGGGATTCATCAACACTGTTCCGCACATGAGCTTTGTCATTGGCGAAGCCCACCGCAAGTTCCTCAAAGCCCGGCACGCAGCACTGGCGCCCAACCCGGTCTTTTCCTCCATGGAGTACAGCGAGGATCCGGCAACCATCGCCAAATGGGCTCCGCTGATCATGGCAGGCCGCGACAAGGAACAAGTTCTCGCCGCCACCCGCTCTGCTGAGGGCACAGACGTTGACTTTGGTGCCCTGACCCGTGAGCTGATTGGCTACATGGAGAAGAACGACGCCGAGATTAACTACGGCACGAGTGTCACCGACGTTGCACAAACCAGTACCGGCGCGTGGGATGTTTCGATCAAGCACACTGCCTCCGGGGAACGCGGCAAAATCAAAGCCAAGTTCGTCTTCGTTGGCAGCGGTGGCGGCGCACTGCATCTGCTGCANAAATCGGGCATCCCCGAAGGCAAGGGCTTCGGCGGNTTTCCTGTCTCTGGCCAGTTCTTCCGCTGCACGGATCAGAAGCTCGCAGCTCAGCACAGTGCCAAGGTCTACGGTCAGGCGTCAGTNGGGGCGCCGCCCATGTCAGTGCCCCACTTGGACACCCGCTACGTTGACGGCAAGCGTTCACTGCTGTTCGGCCCGTACGGCGGATTCTCCACGAAGTACCTCAAGACGGGCAGCTACATGGACCTNCCGGGTTCCATCCGCCCCAACAACATCATCCCCATGCTGGCCGTTGGCAAGGACAACCTTGATTTGGTCAAGTACCTTGTCACGGAAGTGACCAAAACCCACAATGGCAAGGTCGAAGCACTCCATGAGTACTTCCCCAACGCTGATGGCAAGGACTGGGAACTGATCACGGCAGGCCAGCGTGTGCAGATCATCAAGAAGGATGCCNNAAAGGGCGGAATCTTGCAGTTCGGCACCGAAGTTATTACGGCCGCCGACGGCACACTTTCAGCGCTGCTGGGCGCATCNCCCGGAGCATCCACGGCCGTGCCCATTATGCTTGAGCTGTTGCAGCGTTGNTTTCCCCGGCAATTCAAACTGGACTGGCAAGGTCCCTTGCGCACGATGATGCCCACGTACGGCACCAAGCTGAACGAAAATGCAGAACTTTTCCATAAGAGCCTGGCCGCCACGGCAGCTTCATTGCAGTTGACGACGGACAACGCCTAA